In Montipora capricornis isolate CH-2021 chromosome 4, ASM3666992v2, whole genome shotgun sequence, a single genomic region encodes these proteins:
- the LOC138045083 gene encoding E3 ubiquitin-protein ligase BRE1B-like gives MEGNMKRSQPETSGTPPAKKQALTKMIPPVNIGAVSTEDEMNLKVLKFQNKKLGERLEELKGEEEKLKEQVEELKKQRQSDLNIISVINRHWMQLDEDIKTILQRYEGVVEEDSEQTSNEATLSYLDYLANLDSEHVRQEVAKRSAATKEHTKKLLHYVEMSGPIKSTPASTEEIESTNEDIDIVGDGSQDEREQPAATGEKASEKKQTKPILEADNKQLRELVTSLHEKQQTTSLEFSEIRDKYALCQKEISQVNTELQDAAYELQKANHRVENLVKRLNELEDLNKRLREGNATPGEPGVAGPAQNDEISTELDDLRDVAKTRLEELEKLSESFITSQQELEKLKLEVNHMPETAVLQTASYKCLQSQFSVVYGEVTQLRQQLEDTRRVLSTTKTQHVLQLEQIESNNVTIQKKYKAEITELHDALLQVKRDYDLLRMEFEQNLKANEQTGPMTKEMSHMLSSLQSHNQQLKVEVSRYKRKFSEAQVQVVKLSEELKAAKETEQKPEQPGQETQEESEMVKEETETNTSKLEEEGEIEEGEEEASSSKSSFEELKELRANLKKSEESQKEMKLLLDVYKGAAKDLRDKVELISEEKRLKEVIEEQKVRIENLERELEKHKGALADEEAIRRLKMADETIEQLQKNLAATKQEEDAVLAEMEFTGQAFEEMQEQNVRLLQQLREKDDANLKLMSERIKGNQIQKQIREEMDVLADQVTSLNTHRETQTQLVKKQEEREKALQNAVTSLEKELNLRQQAMELHKRKAVESSQAAQDIKIRFDSFQQQFQEAQESLSEQLRASEEEAFKSRRVQEECASLKRRLDKEKKNVLYGAADEILLEEIKQYKARLTCPCCNTRKKDAILTKCFHVFCFECLKTRYDTRQRKCPKCNATFGNNDFHRIYL, from the exons ATGGAAGGAAATATGAAAAGATCTCAACCAGAAACGTCGGGTACACCCCCGGCGAAGAAACAGGCTCTTACAAAAATGATTCCACCAGTAAACATAGGTGCAGTGTCAACTGAG GATGAAATGAATTTGAAGGTTTTGAAGTTCCAAAATAAAAAGCTTGGTGAAAGATTGGAGGAATTGAAAGGAGAGGAGGAAAAGCTAAAAGAGCAAGTGGAGGAACtaaaaaaacaacgacaatcTGATCTCAATATCATCTCTGTTATTAACAGACACTGGATGCAG CTTGACGAAGACATCAAGACTATACTACAAAGATATGAAGGTGTTGTGGAAGAGGACTCAGAACAGACATCCAATGAGGCAACTCTTTCCTACTTGGATTACTTGGCAAATTTGGACTCAGAACATGTCAGACAAGAAGTGGCCAAACGATCTGCTGCTACCAaagaacacacaaaaaaattgttacatTATGTTGAGATGTCTGGGCCAATAAAATCTACACCAGCATCTACCGAGGAAATAGAGTCAACAAATGAAGACATTGACATAGTTGGAGATGGAAGTCAAG ATGAAAGGGAGCAGCCTGCAGCTACTGGTGAAAAAGCAAGTGAGAAGAAGCAAACAAAACCCATCCTGGAAGCTGACAACAAACAACTtagggagctggtcacttctctGCATGAAAAGCAACAGACTACGTCACTTGAG TTTTCAGAAATTAGAGATAAGTATGCCTTATGTCAAAAGGAGATTTCTCAGGTAAACACTGAGCTCCAAGATGCAGCCTATGAACTCCAAAAGGCCAATCACAGAGTTGAAAATTTGGTTAAGAGGTTAAATGAGCTGGAAGATTTGAATAAAAGACTGAGAGAAGGAAATGCTACACCTGGTGAACCTGGAGTGGCCGGACCAGCTCAG AATGATGAGATATCAACAGAGCTTGATGACTTGCGTGATGTTGCAAAAACAAGGCTCGAAGAGTTGGAAAAACTCAGTGAGAGTTTTATCACCTCTCAGCAAGAACTGGAAAAACTTAAGCTTGAG GTAAACCACATGCCAGAAACTGCAGTTCTTCAAACAGCCTCATATAAATGTCTGCAATCACAATTCTCAGTTGTATATGGAGAAGTCACTCAG CTTCGTCAGCAACTTGAAGATACGCGTCGAGTTCTGAGCACAACTAAAACCCAACACGTTTTGCAGCTTGAGCAAATTGAG TCAAACAATGTCAcaatacaaaagaaatacaaagcTGAGATCACAGAACTTCATGATGCACTACTTCAAGTTAAAAGAGACTATGATTTGTTGAGAATGGAATTTGAACAAAACCTCAAAGCCAATGAACAGACAG GCCCCATGACCAAGGAGATGAGTCACATGTTGAGCAGTTTACAG AGTCATAATCAGCAGCTGAAGGTTGAAGTATCCAGATATAAAAGAAAATTCAGCGAAGCTCAGGTCCAAGTTGTTAAG TTATCAGAAGAATTAAAAGCTGCCAAAGAGACAGAGCAGAAGCCTGAGCAACCTGGCCAAGAAACTCAAGaagaaagtgaaatggtgaaagAAGAAACAGAAACAAATACATCAAAACTGGAAGAAGAGGGTGAAATAGAAGAGGGAGAAGAAGAAGCATCTTCTAGCAAATCCAGCTTTGAAGAACTTAAGGAACTAAGGGCAAACTTAAA AAAATCTGAGGAAAGTCAAAAAGAGATGAAGCTGTTATTAGACGTTTACAAGGGAGCTGCAAAAGATCTCAGGGACAAAGTTGAA CTTATATCGGAGGAAAAACGCCTAAAGGAAGTAATAGAGGAACAGAAGGTTCGGATAGAAAACCTTGAAAGAGAACTTGAAAAGCATAAAGGAGCTTTAGCTGATGAAGAAGCTATACGACGATTGAAGATGGCAGACGAGACCATTGAACAGCTTCAGAAAAACTTGGCGGCAACTAAACAG GAGGAAGATGCCGTGTTAGCAGAGATGGAGTTTACTGGTCAGGCATTTGAAGAAATGCAGGAACAAAACGTACGACTTCTCCAGCAACTGAGGGAAAAAGATGATGCTAACTTGAAGCTAATGTCTGAG CGCATCAAAGGCAATCAAATTCAGAAACAGATTCGAGAAGAGATGGATGTGTTGGCTGATCAAGTGACGTCTCTAAACACGCATCGCGAAACGCAGACTCAGTTGGTGAAGAAACAGGAAGAGCGTGAAAAGGCGCTGCAGAATGCTGTG ACATCACTTGAAAAGGAACTCAATTTGAGGCAACAAGCTATGGAACTTCACAAAAGGAAG GCAGTAGAGAGTTCACAAGCAGCCCAGGACATTAAAATCCGATTTGACTCATTTCAACAGCAATTTCAAGAG GCACAAGAGAGTTTGTCAGAACAGCTTCGTGCTTCAGAAGAAGAGGCATTCAAGTCTCGTAGAGTTCAG GAAGAATGTGCGAGCTTGAAGCGCAGACTggataaggaaaagaaaaacgttttgtaTGGAGCGGCAGATGAAATCCTCTTAGAAGAAATCAAACAGTACAAG gcAAGATTGACTTGTCCTTGCTGTAACACGCGAAAGAAAGATGCCATCTTGACCAAGTGTTTCCATGTATTCTGTTTTGAGTGTTTAAAAACCAGATATGATACCAGACAGCGGAAGTGTCCCAAATGCAACGCTACATTCGGCAATAATGATTTTCATAGAATTTATCTGTAA
- the LOC138045082 gene encoding serine racemase-like, translated as MSLVTSISLILQDQGTVRCFERLHLTRTGVRALYRTMASSDSQVNFQDVQEAAKRINSYVHRTPVMTCTTLDNMAGRELHFKCELFQKIGAFKIRGATNAVLQLLGSLPPDQKPVVVTSSSGNHAQALALTAKTMGLKAYIAMPSNAPAVKKAAVKGYGATIVDCGPNTHEARDAATQKIIQENSPNAYLIPSSDHPHIIAGQGSIAIELLEQVPNLDAIVVPVGGGGMLSGICIASKGLKPGIKIYAAEPLNADDCARSFVAKERILQTSSPNTVADGLRIGLGKKTWPIIRDNVTDVITVTEDEIISAMRLVWERMKLMIESSAAVGVAAVLSDKFKALPLQDIKNVGVILCGGNVDLDNLPWKK; from the exons ATGTCTTTGGTTACTAGTATCTCGCTGATTTTGCAAGATCAAGGGACAGTTCGTTGTTTTGAAAGATTGCACCTTACTAGAACTGGGGTTCGAGCTCTGTACAG GACGATGGCATCCAGTGATTCACAAGTCAACTTTCAAGATGTGCAAGAAGCAGCCAAAAGAATCAATTCATATGTACACAGAACACCAGTAATGACTTGCACAACTCTTGACAATATGGCGGGTAGAGAATTGCACTTCAAATGTGAACTGTTCCAAAAAATTGGAGCTTTTAAG ATCAGAGGAGCAACCAATGCTGTTCTACAATTGCTTGGCTCATTGCCACCAGACCAGAAACCTGTTGTTGTCACCAGCAGCAGTGGAAATCATGCACAAGCTCTTGCATTGACTGCAAAGACGATGGGACTTAAAGCTTACATTGCTATGCCATCAAATGCTCCTGCAGTTAAAAAGGCAGCTGTGAAAGGTTATGGGGCAACTATTGTTGATTGTGGTCCAAATACTCATGAG GCAAGAGATGCTGCTACTCAGAAGATTATTCAGGAGAACAGTCCCAATGCATACCTTATTCCATCATCAGACCATCCCCACATCATCGCAGGCCAGGGGTCAATTGCTATTGAGCTACTGGAACAG GTGCCAAACTTGGATGCAATTGTGGTCCCTGTTGGCGGAGGTGGAATGCTGAGTGGAATTTGTATAGCATCGAAAGGACTGAAGCCTGGCATAAAGATCTATGCTGCAGAGCCTCTAAATGCTGATGATTGTGCAAGATCTTTTGTGGCCAAAGAGAGAATTCTGCAAACCA GTTCCCCGAACACAGTAGCTGATGGACTTAGAATTGGACTTGGAAAGAAGACTTGGCCCATCATACGAGACAATGTAACTGACGTCATAACTGTGACAGAAGATGAAATCATATCTGCAATGAGGCTTGTCTGGGAACGAATGAAGCTTATGATTGAGTCCTCTGCGGCAGTGGGTGTGGCAGCAGTGTTATCAGACAAATTCAAAGCACTACCCTTGCAGGATATCAAGAATGTTGGTGTTATATTATGCGGTGGAAATGTGGACCTCGACAATCTCCCATGGAAAAAATAG